The Brevibacillus choshinensis genome includes the window CCGTATGCTGCAAATTTTTGGTAGACTCCAATTCTTTGGCGACTGCTTCTAGAGTCGTTATATCCTGTAGTACAGCCATAGCTCCATTTACGCTTTTATTATGAGAAAGCGGGATAAAGGATGCGATGACTGTATGATTGCCGATGCTGATTCGACGAGGGTCCACGGAACACTGTTGTTGCAGCACTGTTTCTAGTCCATCTGATAGTTGCGGCAACCAATCGTCGACCGATTGACCAGTAACTTGCTGTTTCGTAAGACCGAATATGTTCTCCGCCGCACGGTTAAATGTAGCGATCTGACTCTCGGAATTGATGGAAACAACTACGTCTTGAAGGTGCTCGATCAAGTCGCTTAACCAATTGATTAATACCTCTTTTTCATGAAGGAATCCGCGGATAATATCCGATTTGCTCATGACTCCGAGTACATACCCCTTTTCGTCGAGGATGACTCCGTGAGCTACCTGATTCTGCAGCATAATATCCCGCACGTGGTCCAAATTGTCATCCGCATCGGCCGTGACGACATGCTGCCGTATATAGGGTTCAATGGGTGTGTCGAGAGTGGCACCATGCAATAGCGCACGGTATAAAGCATTTTTGCTGATAATGCCCATTAATCGATCCGAATCATCCAGTATACAAGCAATATCAAGACGACTGTGCAGGAAGGCGTTCAAAACATCGGCAATCCTGTGGGAAGAACGAAGTTTCACGATATCTTTGGTACAGTAATCACGTATTCGTAACATCAGTATATTGCGTCACAAAAAGCGTGACTTCCTCCCTTCGAGCATTTTTCTACCAGGTGTATTAAAAATGCACAAGTGTTCGATTTATCGTAGCACAAACGGATAAATAGTGTACAATATTTTCAGAAAATATAGAATTTTAATGTTGCAAACCTGTACTTGTTCCCTTGCTTTCATGCTTTGGCTGTTGGCACAGAATTTGCTCATTAAAGTAGGTGTCTGATGCAGTAAACGTAACTCTTAGGTACAGGTGGTGTCGTTGATGAAATTTCACAAGATTATGATCGCCAATCGTGGCGAGATAGCCTGGCGGATTATCTGAACTTGCAATAGGCGGGCAGCAAAAATAAGCGAGACGGCAAGCTCTTCGTTATGAAGACTTTATCAACGTACCATGTTCGACGCAGATGGTTCAAAAGATGCGAAGTGAGAGCACGTTAAAACAATAATGACGAGTAGAGGAGTTGAAACGATATGGTAATTCGTGCAGTGATGGGCGGAAGCGTTTGGAAAATACTGGTTCAACCAGGAGATCGAGTAAAGGCCGGGCAAGAGGTAGCCATTCTTGAATCGATGAAAATGGAAATTCCGATTACGGCACAGAGTGGTGGGACCGTCCAAGAGGTCCGTAAAAACGAAGGTGAATTTGTCCAGGAAGATGAAGTGCTGATTTTACTCGGCGAATAGTCAAAAAGGGGGATGCAAACAATGACCAATCAAGAGAAAGAAACGCAGATGCTGGCTGTTCGGCAGAGGATCAAAGAAGGCGGTGGCGAGAAGTATCGGGCCAAAGTTCACGCCCAAAACAAACTGCTTGTGCGGGAACGACTGGATCTGTTGTTCGATGAGGGATCGCTCAGGGAGGAATGGATTTTTGCCGAATGTGAAAATCCTGAACTGGCAGCGGATGCGATGGTAACAGGGATGGGGAAGATCAGTGGCAGGAAAGTCGCGTTTCTAGCTGCAGATCCTACAGTGAAGGCTGGGTCCTGGGGAGAGAAAACAGTAGCTAAAATGCTGCGCATTCAAGAGCTGGCGATGAAGCTGAAAATCCCGTTGATCTATATGATCGACTCAGCAGGTGGGCGGATTACGGATCAAATTAGAATTTTTCCGGGGCGCAACCACGGCGGGAAAATCTTTTTCAACATGGTCAAAATGTCTGGTATGGTTCCGCAAATTTGTATTAACTTTGGACCGTCGCCTGCAGGAGCTGCTTATATTCCCGCTTTTTCTGATCTGGTGATTATGGTCGATAAGAATGCGAGTGCCTATCTAGGTTCCACTCGGATGGTGGAAATGGTGATCGGTGAAAAAGTCACCATGGAGGAGATGGGCGGAGCGAGAATGCACTGCTCGACAAGTGGTTTGGGCGATATGCTGGCAAGTGATGAACAGGAAGCGATTGCACTGACAAAGCAGTATCTTGCTTTTATGCCGCAAAATTATAAGGAAAAGCCGGCAGACATAGAAAACCGCCAACCTAAGAATGGTCCGTCTCTGCAGGAAATCATTCCCGAGGATATGAATCGGCCGTTTGACATGGTTCACCTGATTGATCGCATCGTCGACGAGGGTAGCTGGTTGGAAATAAAAAAGCTGTTTGCCCAAGAGTTGATCGTCGGTTTTGCCCGCATGAATGGAAAAGCAGTCGGAATTGTTGCAAATCAGCCGAAAGTAAAAGGGGGAACCTTGTTTGTGGATTCGGCTGACAAAGGTGCCCGTTTCGTCACCCTTTGCAACGCTTTTAATATCCCCTTGCTATTTCTGGCGGACGTGCCGGGTTATATGGTCGGATCGGCAGTTGAGCGAAAAGGCATCATCCGGCATGGGGCCAAAATGTTGACTGCAGTTTCTGAAGCAACTGTTCCGAAAATTACGGTAATTGTCCGCAAATGCTATGGCGCCGGTCTATATGCGATGTGCGGTCCGGCCTACGATCCGGAAACCGTAATCGCTCTGCCCTCAGCGTCTATTGCGATCATGGGCCCGGAAGCGGCGATCAATGCAGTCTACTACAACAAGATTCAGGAATTGCCGGAGGAAGACAGAGCTGCATATATCCAACAAAAAAGAGAAGAGTACGCAGAAGATATCAATATTTACGCGCTTAGTTCTGAAATGATCATCGATGAGATTATTCCTTTTGACCAGCTGCGAGCAGAAGTAATCGACCGGTTTGACTACTATAGCTCCAAAGACATCACCTTTGGAGAGAAAAAATGTCCGGTTCATCCGGTCTAATCAGAGAGGGAAGTATATGAAGATCTTTTCAGAACATTTATTGCGCGAGAAGGTTGCGATTGTTACGGGTGGCGGTACGGGGATTGGGAAACAAATCGCTCAGGAACTGGGGAGAAGCGGTGCTAAGCTAGTCATCACTGGTCGAAGAAAAGAAGTTGTGGAAGCGACGATGCAGGAATTCCTCGCGCTCGGTATCGAGACGCGCGCGATCTCCACAGATATTAGAGAACCACAGCAAGTGCAACGTCTGGTGGATTATACGGTTGAGTCATTTGGGAGAATAGATATCCTCGTCAACAATGCTGGAGGCCAATTTCCGAAAAAATCAGAAGAGATATCCCCAAATGGCTGGAATGCTGTTATTCACAACAACTTGAACGGTACCTTTTACGTTACGCAAGCCGTAGCCAAACAGTTTATCAAGCAAGGCACAGGTGGAGCGATCACGAATATTTTGGTCAGCTTCCTCCATCGGGGTGCCCCCGGAATTGCCCATTCAGTAGCTGCTCGAAACGGGATCTATGGAATGATGCGAACATTGGCCCTCGAATGGGCGAAGCACAACATACGAATTAACGGGATCGGCCCGGGACTGTTTGTGACAGAAGGCATGCAGGAGGAGATGGCGAGTGCGGCAGGAGCTCATTTTATTGAGCAGGTGACCCAAGACGTGCCGCTAGGGCGTACTGGAAAACTGGAAGAGCTGGGCTGGCTCGTTACCTATCTCTCAAGTCCTGCCGCTGAGTATATCACTGGTGAGTTCATTATTATCGATGGCGGAAATTCGCTCGGCCGTGGGCTTACATTTGTTCCCTATTAGAAGGCGGGTTCGTAATCAGAGGGAGGTATACCGAAATGAAGGTAACACTTAGCCTTATCGCTCAAGCCAGATCAGGAGATAAAGGCAATCTTTCCGACATCTCGCTGTTTGCCAAAAGTGAACATATATACGAAATCTTCAAGCAAGAAGTGACGGCAGAGAGGGTTAAGGAGCATTTCTGTGGCATCTGTAAAGGGGAGGTCGAACGATTCGAAGTACCCAATGTGCTGGCACTCAAATTTGTTCTGCACGACGCCTTGGGTGGAGGAGGTCCCTTATCTATTCGCATTGACAATTTGGGCAAATCACTTGGCGCTGCATTGCTCAGGATGGAAATCGACATTCCGGAAGAGTATATGCGAGATTTAGAGCGGAAAAGGCCGCCAAGAAACTTTGGAGAGCATGCGTGGTAGGGAGCTAACACTTGTGCAAAGGGGGAGCTTATGTCGAAAGAACAAACCATATGCTACCGGCTGGAAGATCATGTAGCGATACTCTCGTTGAATCAGCCGGATCGCAGAAATCCGCTATCCTATGAAATGTGCTGGTCGCTGATTGAACACGTAAACAAAGCAGCTGCAGATGATGATGTACATGTGATTTTACTCACTGGCGAAGGAAAAACATTTTGTGCCGGTGGTGATATCAAGGAATTTGCCTCTTACCAACAGAAGCGGGCAAGTGAGGTTCATGAAGAGGGGGAAGCGACCACAGAGCTGTTCAAAACACTTTCTTCTCTTCGTAAGCCATTGATTGGAGCCATCAACGGACACGCGCTAGGGGGTGGATTGGGGATGGTTGCGGTTTGCCATTATACAATCGCCTCTTCACAAGCAAAATTTGGCACAACAGAAATTAAGCTGGGGCTTTTTCCGCTAATAATACTCCCCGCTGTCATGGATGCAATAGGAACAAAGAAAACGTTGGAAATCAGCTTTACAGGAGAAGTCTTTTCTGCGGAAAAAGCACTGCGTATCGGGTTGGTCAATCAAGTTGTAGAACCAGACAGCGTGGTGCCAGAGTCGGTGCGCTTCGCAAAAGAGCTGGCACAGGCGAGTCCGCTGGCATTGAAAATCGGACTTGATTGTTATGTGAAAACCAGAGACATGGAGTGGAACAAAAAACTTGATTATGCCAATACTCTGCGGGTGATTTCCTTTTTAAGCGACGATTTGAAGGAAGGGGCCTCCGCGTTTTTGGAAAAGAGAGAGCCGAAATGGCTTGGTCGCTAATCACGGAATGTACAAAACTAACTGAGCGGGAGCGAGGGACATGAATAAATCTGTACGCATCGGCGCTGGAATGGGGTTTTATGGGGATTCAATCCTGCCCGCGCTCGACGTTGCCAAAAAGGGCAACGTGCAATACATTTGCTTTGATGATTTGGCCGAGTTGACCATGGCCATTTTGGAGAAGGACCGGAAGAAGGATCCGACCAAAGGCTACACGAAAGATATAACGAAGACAATGACTACGCTGCTGCCTGAATGTTATCCTCGCGGGATCAAGCTGATTACCAACGCTGGCGGAATCAATCCGCACGGCGCTGCGGAGGAAGTGCGTAAAATAGCCGATCAACTTGGATTCCACCATTTGAAAATTGGTGTAGTTAGCGGCGATAACATCTTTGAACAAATAGATGAATTCGAAAAGGAGGGTGTTTCTTTCCATAGCATGGACGGCTCCGAATCGCTGGACACGTATCGGGAACGGTTGCTGTTTGCCTCCGTCTATCTAGGCTCGCAACCAATTGTCGAAGCCTTAAGACAAGGAGCGGACATCGTTATCACCGGCAGGACAACCGATTCAGCGCAATTTGCCGCTCCGCTGATCTATGAATTTGGCTGGTCGAGTACGGATTGGGATCGGATCGCATCTGCCGTTCTGCTCGGTCACCTGCTGGAGTGTTCCGGCCAGGCTAGCGGCGGTAACTTTAGTGGCGAATGGTGGGACATCGAGCAAATGGAGAACATTGGCTATCCCATTGCTGAGGTCAATGAAGATGGGACGTTTGTGTTGACCAAAGCAGAGGGGACAGGTGGCCTTGTTTGCGTCGATACCGTGAAAGAACAATTTTTATATGAAGTTCATGACCCGACCCACTATATTACGCCTGATGTTATCGTCGATTTTACCTCGGCTAGGATTGAAGATATCGGACCCAATTTGGTTCGTGTTTCCAACGTAAAGGGCAAGCCCGCGCCACAGACGCTTAAAGTATTAATGGGTTATGAGAATGGCTGGGCAGGGGAAGGGATGATGGGCTACACCTGGCCGTTTGCACTGGAAAAAGCTCGAAAAGCAGAGCAAGTAATCCGGCGGCAGATTGAACAACAAGGGATTCCCGCAGAGGAGATACACGCCAGCTTCCTTGGCTTCAACTCTTTGCACGGGCCATTGGTAAAGGAGATGGACTCTGACCATTACAGCGAGATTTACCTACGTATTGCGATCCGCACGGAAAAGATGGAGGATGCTGCAAAGCTGGGAAGGCTAATTCCTCCGTTGGCGCTAAATGGCCCTGCATTTGGCGGCGGGGGATTGGGAGGCATGCAAAAGCCAAGACAGTTGTTGGGACTGTTCGCAAGTCTCATCGACCGGGAGTTGATAGAACGGGGTGTTAAAGTAGAAATCTTGCAGGTTTCGAAAGCGAGGGAATGAAAAATGAATCTTGCTTCCTACATTAAAAGGTCAGTACGAGAATATTCGGACCGCATCGCTGTGCGTATGGGTGACAGCGAGCTTACTTATGCCCAGCTTGATCGCAAGGCACGTTCACTCGCTGCTCATTTGAGTACAAACGGTTTTGCACAAGGGGATAAGCTGGGCTTATACTTGCCCAATTGTCCCGAATACTTGATAGTACTATACGCCACATGGATGCTTGGCGGCGTGGCGGTACCAATCAATTATCGCTTTCGCCAGGATGAGCTTTCCTTTGTCTTTACAGATTCGGAAATTTCCTGGCTTGTACTGTCAGAAGAAGATTCGTTCCGTCTACATGATATTCTCGGATCCCGGCCAGATCTGCGCCTATTACTGCAAGGGGATAGTCAAAGAAGCACCCATACATTATTGACGGACATTTATCTTTCGGAAACGAATGAGGTATCGATCACACCTTGCCGCGACTACGACGATGCCATGCTTATGTACACGAGTGGTACGACTGGCAAGCCAAAAGGGGTAAGGCAGACTCACCGCACCAATTCTGCCTCGATTGAAATGGTAATTGACGCCTGGAAACTAACCTCGCGCGACCACCTGCTAGGTACCTTTCCGATGTTTCATGTCGGGGGGCTGCAATGCACGACTTTGCCTTCCTTGTTTTCGGGAGGAACGATAACCCTGATACCGCGCTGGTCGCCTATGGACTGGGTATCGATCAGCCGAGAATGGAAGCCTACTTGGTCGGGACTCATTTCGACGATGCTTGTCGATGTCGTCAACTATTTGAAATCAAGTCGGGAAAACCCAAATAGCTTTGCGGGCTACCGCTTCTGTTTCTTTGGCGGTTCTCCGACGCCAAGCGTGTTTTGCGACTATTTTGAAGCGGCAATCGGGGTCAGCTTGTTTGAAATATACGGGCAGACGGAGCTCTCGGGCCTGATAGTCACATACCAGCTGGAAGAGCGGCGAATTTCTGGATCCATGGGAAAACCGATGGCACAGGTGGTGGAGACAAAGATCGTCTCAGCAGATGGGAAGCGGTTGATCGCGCCAGGTGAGGAAGAAGCAGGGGTAATGTATCTGAAAGGCGATGTGGTTACTCCGGGATACTGGAAGAGAGACGAGCTTAACCAGGAACGCTTTGTGGATGGATGGCTGAAAACCGGTGACATCGTCCGCTGGGATGAAAACGGGTACTTGTTTTACACGGATCGCTTTGACGATTTGATCGTGACCGGCGGAGAAAATGTTTATCCGAAGGAGGTGGAAAGCATTTTGGCTGAGCACCCTGCCGTTGCCGAGGTAGCAGTCATCGGCACGCCACACCCGCGCTGGATTGAGCAGGTAACGGCTATTGTAGTGATCCGAGATGCCACAGCCACGGTTCAGGACATTGATTCCTTCTGTTTGCAGCATCGCGGACTGGCGGGTTACAAAAGGCCGAGGAGAATTGAGATAGTTCAGGAGCTCCCAAAAACGGGGAGTGGAAAAATAAACAAGAGTGTCCTTAAACAACAATATCGTGAAGACCTAACAAGTGAAGAGGAAGCAAACTGAAGAAAAATATCTGAATTTTTAAACAGAAGGTGCTTTCTCCAGATAGGTGACAATTGTTGGCGATTGCATTTGCAGCAGATTCCGGTGATGAATGGTCAGAGCGGTGCCTGGCTGGGGGAGTGAAGCCTAAGTCCAAATGGAAAAGAGGGGTCAGTATGTCGAATGATTACAACTTGATTCACCGTGTTAATGTAGGCGATATCGTGAAACGAAGCGCCGCTAGATTTCCTCAAAAAACCGCGCTGGTGGAAGGAGATCGCCGAATCACCTATCGGGAATGTAATCAAATGGTAAACAAAGTCGCTCGTGGACTGCTTTCATTGGGACTGGAGAAGGGCGATCGGCTGGCTATTCTACTAAGCAACTCGATTGAATTTGTGCTTACTTATTTTGCTTGTGCCAAAGCGGGAGTTACCGTTGTGCCGATCAACCTGTCACTTTTGCCACACGAGGTTGCCTATATCATCAGCGATTCTCGGGCTAAAGCTGTGGTTGTCGAGAATGCCTTCCTGGAAAAGCTCATACCTGCAGGACATGAGAATGCGCTCAGAGATATCGTGCTGATCGGAGGAGCGGCACCTTCGGATCTGACAGGAATACTGCGCTACCACGACTGGGAGGCAGTTTGGAGAGATCAAGAGGATACGGAGGTTTGCTGCGAGGTTGATGACAGGGATCTTATGCAATGCTTGTATACTAGCGGCACGACGTCTCATCCAAAAGGAGTGATGAGCAGTCATATCGCTGTATATATGAATACATTGGGAACCGCGTTCGATATGAAATTTACAGAGAAAGATGTTTCTGTTGCCATGCTTCCACAGTTTCATGTAGCACAATTGAATGCGATTACAACACCAGTCTTCATCGCCGGGGGAACGACTGTTATTATGAAAAAATTTGAACCAGTTGAACTGATGACGCTGGTTCAACGAGAAGCTGCAACGCAAATTTTTGGACTGCCGATGATGTACCGAGCCTTACTTGATCATCCGCATCGTTCCCAGTACGACTTGTCTACGCTACGTCTCTGCGTTTATGCCATGGCACCTATGCCAAATGAAGACCTGCAGCGTGCGCATGAAACGTTCAAATGCGATTTTGCCTTGCTTTTCGGACAGACAGAAATGGCGCCTGTGGCCACTGTGTTTCGACCGGAACATCAGTTAATCAAGCCGGGAGCCGTGGGAACACCGGCTGTAAATGTAGAGGTAGGGATTATGAATGCACAAGGTGAGCTGCTCCCGATAGGATCAGTCGGTGAAATTGTCTATCGGAGCCCGCAAACGATGGAAGGATATTTGAACGATCCACAGAAAACGGCCGAAGCTTTTGCGCACGGTTGGTTTCATAGTGGAGATGAAGGCTACTTTGACGAGGACAACATCCTCTGGTTTGGGGATCGCAAAAAGGATATGGTGAAGACAGGCGGAGTGAATGTCGCGTCTATTGAAGTAGAGAAGGTGATTTTCCAACACCCTCGCGTACAAAATGTCGCGGTTGTCGGCTTGCCTCATGCTCGCTGGAGTGAAGCGCTCACTGCTTTTGTCATTTCAAATGACGGAGGGGAAATTTCCGAGGAAGAAATCATTCAATTGTGCAAGGATAGGTTGGGCGGATTCAAGGTACCGAAAAGAGTGCTAACGGTAAAAGAGTTTCCCATGACATCAACAGGAAAAATCCAAAAGCATCAGTTGAGAGCGGAGTTTGCCCAAGCGTTTGCAGAGCTTGAACATGAAGACAAAGTGACCGAGTAGCATACGATAAGAAGAGTGTGAGGAGTTCGCTGCAAGAGAAGATGCTAAAGAAACGTTGGTTTACCAGCACAGTACAAGAGCTGATTGTAGAGACATGCCAAAAGAGATAAGACAAGGTCGCCTTTGTGTACAAAGTTCAGAAAACGATGTACAGAGAGCTTTTGGAGCATAAAGGTTTTGTGGATTATCATCAACTGCTCAGGCAAGCTTCAGATCGAACAGCCGAAATCGTACAAAGAATGAAGCAGCAGAAGTGTACAGATGTTCAGTACATTTGCCAAACATCAGGTGGTGCCGGCATCTCCAAAAGTGCGCAATGGGATCATCGCGCGCCACTGGCATCAGCCAACTTCGTTGCGAAAACCCTATCCTTCACCAAGACAGATCAATTGAACCCATGTCTATGACATGGGTTTTTAAGTTTGACCGGTTTAGGGGTTCTTCATTTGATTCAGATACTAAACTGGCGAAACATTCCAGAAGTACGTTTCATTGTCTGGTTACTATAGGGAGCAACAGGGATTGAACATCAGGGAGGATGCAATTGAGGGGGTGTACATCCTCGAGAGCAGAAGCATACAAAGCTACCCATAATCATTGTTATCTGGCCCAGCCTGACCAATTACTCTACTTAAAAACAGTTTTATTTAGCAGCCCGATAATGTATATTATCGGGATTTATTTTTATTCAACATTACAATTAGGAAAACATTATTGGTTGTGCACTAAGTATTTGAAATGCGAACCCTTACATATTGGTCACATTAGTTTATCGATCAATCACATTACTTCCCTCAGTCTGCTTTATCCCGAGATAAAAGAAGATCTTGTTTACCTCCCTTTTCACCACTCTCTCAAAAAACCCATTTACGCCTCATCCCTAAATATGGTATAACCGTTTCCATGACCATTCTTCCAATAATCTGACAAAAAGCAAAC containing:
- a CDS encoding acetyl-CoA carboxylase biotin carboxyl carrier protein subunit, yielding MVIRAVMGGSVWKILVQPGDRVKAGQEVAILESMKMEIPITAQSGGTVQEVRKNEGEFVQEDEVLILLGE
- a CDS encoding acyl-CoA carboxylase subunit beta → MTNQEKETQMLAVRQRIKEGGGEKYRAKVHAQNKLLVRERLDLLFDEGSLREEWIFAECENPELAADAMVTGMGKISGRKVAFLAADPTVKAGSWGEKTVAKMLRIQELAMKLKIPLIYMIDSAGGRITDQIRIFPGRNHGGKIFFNMVKMSGMVPQICINFGPSPAGAAYIPAFSDLVIMVDKNASAYLGSTRMVEMVIGEKVTMEEMGGARMHCSTSGLGDMLASDEQEAIALTKQYLAFMPQNYKEKPADIENRQPKNGPSLQEIIPEDMNRPFDMVHLIDRIVDEGSWLEIKKLFAQELIVGFARMNGKAVGIVANQPKVKGGTLFVDSADKGARFVTLCNAFNIPLLFLADVPGYMVGSAVERKGIIRHGAKMLTAVSEATVPKITVIVRKCYGAGLYAMCGPAYDPETVIALPSASIAIMGPEAAINAVYYNKIQELPEEDRAAYIQQKREEYAEDINIYALSSEMIIDEIIPFDQLRAEVIDRFDYYSSKDITFGEKKCPVHPV
- a CDS encoding SDR family oxidoreductase, translating into MKIFSEHLLREKVAIVTGGGTGIGKQIAQELGRSGAKLVITGRRKEVVEATMQEFLALGIETRAISTDIREPQQVQRLVDYTVESFGRIDILVNNAGGQFPKKSEEISPNGWNAVIHNNLNGTFYVTQAVAKQFIKQGTGGAITNILVSFLHRGAPGIAHSVAARNGIYGMMRTLALEWAKHNIRINGIGPGLFVTEGMQEEMASAAGAHFIEQVTQDVPLGRTGKLEELGWLVTYLSSPAAEYITGEFIIIDGGNSLGRGLTFVPY
- a CDS encoding AtuA-related protein translates to MKVTLSLIAQARSGDKGNLSDISLFAKSEHIYEIFKQEVTAERVKEHFCGICKGEVERFEVPNVLALKFVLHDALGGGGPLSIRIDNLGKSLGAALLRMEIDIPEEYMRDLERKRPPRNFGEHAW
- a CDS encoding enoyl-CoA hydratase/isomerase family protein, with the translated sequence MSKEQTICYRLEDHVAILSLNQPDRRNPLSYEMCWSLIEHVNKAAADDDVHVILLTGEGKTFCAGGDIKEFASYQQKRASEVHEEGEATTELFKTLSSLRKPLIGAINGHALGGGLGMVAVCHYTIASSQAKFGTTEIKLGLFPLIILPAVMDAIGTKKTLEISFTGEVFSAEKALRIGLVNQVVEPDSVVPESVRFAKELAQASPLALKIGLDCYVKTRDMEWNKKLDYANTLRVISFLSDDLKEGASAFLEKREPKWLGR
- a CDS encoding acyclic terpene utilization AtuA family protein encodes the protein MNKSVRIGAGMGFYGDSILPALDVAKKGNVQYICFDDLAELTMAILEKDRKKDPTKGYTKDITKTMTTLLPECYPRGIKLITNAGGINPHGAAEEVRKIADQLGFHHLKIGVVSGDNIFEQIDEFEKEGVSFHSMDGSESLDTYRERLLFASVYLGSQPIVEALRQGADIVITGRTTDSAQFAAPLIYEFGWSSTDWDRIASAVLLGHLLECSGQASGGNFSGEWWDIEQMENIGYPIAEVNEDGTFVLTKAEGTGGLVCVDTVKEQFLYEVHDPTHYITPDVIVDFTSARIEDIGPNLVRVSNVKGKPAPQTLKVLMGYENGWAGEGMMGYTWPFALEKARKAEQVIRRQIEQQGIPAEEIHASFLGFNSLHGPLVKEMDSDHYSEIYLRIAIRTEKMEDAAKLGRLIPPLALNGPAFGGGGLGGMQKPRQLLGLFASLIDRELIERGVKVEILQVSKARE
- a CDS encoding class I adenylate-forming enzyme family protein, producing MNLASYIKRSVREYSDRIAVRMGDSELTYAQLDRKARSLAAHLSTNGFAQGDKLGLYLPNCPEYLIVLYATWMLGGVAVPINYRFRQDELSFVFTDSEISWLVLSEEDSFRLHDILGSRPDLRLLLQGDSQRSTHTLLTDIYLSETNEVSITPCRDYDDAMLMYTSGTTGKPKGVRQTHRTNSASIEMVIDAWKLTSRDHLLGTFPMFHVGGLQCTTLPSLFSGGTITLIPRWSPMDWVSISREWKPTWSGLISTMLVDVVNYLKSSRENPNSFAGYRFCFFGGSPTPSVFCDYFEAAIGVSLFEIYGQTELSGLIVTYQLEERRISGSMGKPMAQVVETKIVSADGKRLIAPGEEEAGVMYLKGDVVTPGYWKRDELNQERFVDGWLKTGDIVRWDENGYLFYTDRFDDLIVTGGENVYPKEVESILAEHPAVAEVAVIGTPHPRWIEQVTAIVVIRDATATVQDIDSFCLQHRGLAGYKRPRRIEIVQELPKTGSGKINKSVLKQQYREDLTSEEEAN
- a CDS encoding long-chain-fatty-acid--CoA ligase; protein product: MAIAFAADSGDEWSERCLAGGVKPKSKWKRGVSMSNDYNLIHRVNVGDIVKRSAARFPQKTALVEGDRRITYRECNQMVNKVARGLLSLGLEKGDRLAILLSNSIEFVLTYFACAKAGVTVVPINLSLLPHEVAYIISDSRAKAVVVENAFLEKLIPAGHENALRDIVLIGGAAPSDLTGILRYHDWEAVWRDQEDTEVCCEVDDRDLMQCLYTSGTTSHPKGVMSSHIAVYMNTLGTAFDMKFTEKDVSVAMLPQFHVAQLNAITTPVFIAGGTTVIMKKFEPVELMTLVQREAATQIFGLPMMYRALLDHPHRSQYDLSTLRLCVYAMAPMPNEDLQRAHETFKCDFALLFGQTEMAPVATVFRPEHQLIKPGAVGTPAVNVEVGIMNAQGELLPIGSVGEIVYRSPQTMEGYLNDPQKTAEAFAHGWFHSGDEGYFDEDNILWFGDRKKDMVKTGGVNVASIEVEKVIFQHPRVQNVAVVGLPHARWSEALTAFVISNDGGEISEEEIIQLCKDRLGGFKVPKRVLTVKEFPMTSTGKIQKHQLRAEFAQAFAELEHEDKVTE